In Caldisericum sp., the genomic stretch TTTTCGAATTTGAGAAACAAGGGAATTTTATAGTTGAGAAAAACGGTAAAAAGGTTGTAAAGGATGTGATAAGGGATTTTGAACATTCCTATTTCCCCACTAAACCTATTGTTCCCCTTGGAAGTATAATAATGGACAAGGCGTATGTTGAAATTTTCAGAGGTTGTACCCGTGGTTGCAGGTTTTGTGAGGCAGGCGTTGTTTATAGACCTGTTAGAGAAAGAAGTATTGAAACTATAGAAAAATATGCTTATGAGGTTCTGAAAAACACTGGTTACGAAGAAATAACTTTTCTTTCTCTTAGTACAAATGACTATTCTAATATGAGCGGACTAATAAATCTTATTAAAAAACTGACAAAGGATTTTAATGTCTCAGTATCATTACCCTCTTTGAGGATAGACAAATTCACAAGAGAATTAGGTGAAGCAATTCTTGAGCAAAAAGTCCATAGTCTTACCTTTGCAATAGAGGCTGCAACTCCAAGGCTAAGAAGGGTAATAAACAAAACTATTTCAAACGAGGAGATCCTTGAAGTTGTTAAAACAGCAGTGTCTCTTGGATTCCATACCCTTAAATTTTATTACATTATAGGGCTTCCTACTGAAACTCTGGATGATGTCCTTGAAATTCCCAAACTAACAAAAGAAATGCTTAAATTAGGTGAATCGGTAAAAACTTTTAAGAAACCATTTGAAATTCATCTTAGCATAAATCCCTTTATGCCCCAGCCAAATACACCTTTTCAGTGGGCACGCTACGAAAGTATTGAATCTCTTGAAGAAAAGAAGAAAATCTTACTTAAGGAACTTAGAATGAGAAATGTGAAAGTTGATTTTTCTGATTTTAAGATGAGTGCGCTTGAGGTAATTCTTGATAGAGGCGACAGAGCGCTTTCTAATGTGATAGAGAGGGCATTTAAACTTGGTGCAAAGATGGATGCCTGGAGCGAGTATTTTAATTTTGACATATGGAAGAAAGCCTTTGATGAGGAAGGAGTTTCGATGGAAGCATACCTCAATGAAGTTCCTCTTGATGCTAAACTTCCGTGGGAACACATCGATACAGGAGTTTCAAAAAATTTCCTGTTAAGAGAATACAAGAATGCTATAAACGAAGTAATTACTGAGGATTGTCGAAACGTAAATTGTGCAGGTTGTGGAATAAATATCCCTCTTTTCTGTCCTGTTCTTGAGAGAAAAAAAGGCTAACCTCTTGACAAAAAGCAAAAATTTGCTATTCTATATAGCGAGACGGGTTCCCCGTTAGCTCAACCGGCAGAGCGGGTGGCTGTTAACCACTAGGTTGTAGGTTCGAGTCCTACACGGGGAGCCATTTTTATTTTCATGTTTTTAGTCATTAACTAATTATAATCTGACTAATAATTGACCAAAGAGACTACTGCGATCTTTGAGGCAACATTTTTGATAATATACCTCACTTAAATAGACTTTACAGGTCTTTTATGAGAAGTATTTTTTAGTGATAAGATATGGCAGATTTTTCAAAGGTTCGGAAGTATTAGCCCCAGCATAAAGTTTCTAACATTATAGAAATGATAAGAAATAGTTTTAAAAAGACAAAAGTTTGTAAGGAACCTTTTAATGTTCTTGTTGTGATAACTTATACAACCTCGGGCATTAGTTACTATACTG encodes the following:
- a CDS encoding TIGR03960 family B12-binding radical SAM protein, yielding MIKDYELIKFKKPYYYFGNEFNSIHKDTSNSLKVALVYPDTYEVGMSSFGFKILYHLGNELDGVVVERAFLPLPDLEEYLRKNSIPLFSLESRIPLDEFDFIGFSVQTGLDYTNILNILDLSKIPLHSEKRESPIIFMGGTSAYNPEPLSKFIDFFVLGEGEESFVKILELGRNVRNKEEFLREVSKIKGVYVPKFFEFEKQGNFIVEKNGKKVVKDVIRDFEHSYFPTKPIVPLGSIIMDKAYVEIFRGCTRGCRFCEAGVVYRPVRERSIETIEKYAYEVLKNTGYEEITFLSLSTNDYSNMSGLINLIKKLTKDFNVSVSLPSLRIDKFTRELGEAILEQKVHSLTFAIEAATPRLRRVINKTISNEEILEVVKTAVSLGFHTLKFYYIIGLPTETLDDVLEIPKLTKEMLKLGESVKTFKKPFEIHLSINPFMPQPNTPFQWARYESIESLEEKKKILLKELRMRNVKVDFSDFKMSALEVILDRGDRALSNVIERAFKLGAKMDAWSEYFNFDIWKKAFDEEGVSMEAYLNEVPLDAKLPWEHIDTGVSKNFLLREYKNAINEVITEDCRNVNCAGCGINIPLFCPVLERKKG